Proteins from a single region of Bos javanicus breed banteng chromosome 7, ARS-OSU_banteng_1.0, whole genome shotgun sequence:
- the SEMA6B gene encoding semaphorin-6B isoform X3, with protein sequence MRYQRKLTWRSNPSDINVCRMKGKQEGECRNFVKVLLLRDESTLFVCGSNAFNPVCANYSMDTLQPLRDNISGMARCPYDPKHANVALFSEGMLFTATVTDFLAIDAVIYRSLGDRPTLRTVKHDSKWFKEPYFVHAVEWGSHIYFFFREIAMEFNYLEKVVVSRVARVCKNDMGGSPRVLEKQWTSFLKARLNCSVPGDSHFYFNVLQAVTGVVSLGGRPVVLAVFSTPSNSIPGSAVCAFDMTQVAAVFEGRFREQKSPESIWTPVPEDQVPRPRPGCCAAPGMQYNASSAFPDEILNFVKTHPLMDEAVPSLGHAPWIVRTLMRHQLTRVAVDVGAGPWGNQTVIFLGSEAGTVLKFLVWPNASASGTTGPSVFLEEFETYRPDRCGRSGDGETGQRLLSLELDAASGGLLAAFPRCVVRVPVARCQQYSGCMKNCIGSQDPYCGWAPDGSCVFLSPGTRATFEQDVSGTSTSGLGDCTGLLRASLSEERAGLVSVNLLVTSSVAAFVVGAVVSGFSVGWYVGLRERRELARRKDKEAILAHGGGEAVLSVSRLGERRAGGPGGRAGGGGGGPGGPPEALLAPLMQNGWTKATLLQGGPHDLDSGLLPTPEQTPLPQKRLPTPHPHTLGPRAWEHGPALLTASASSSLLLLAPGRAPEPPPAPGEPAAPDARLFTARPGRASHGDFPLTPHASPDRRRVVSAPTGPSDPSSSTDGFPRPWSPPPTGSLRRPGAHAPPAAALRRTHTINSGEARPRGRHARPVTDLAHLLSYGGPDRTAPPVP encoded by the exons ATGCGGTACCAGCGG AAGCTGACCTGGCGCTCCAACCCCAGCGACATCAACGTGTGTCGGATGAAGGGCAAGCAGGAG GGCGAGTGTCGAAATTTTGTAAAGGTGCTTCTACTTCGGGACGAATCCACTCTCTTCGTGTGTGGTTCCAATGCCTTCAACCCCGTGTGTGCCAACTACAGC atGGACACACTGCAGCCCCTCCGGGACAACATCAGCGGCATGGCCCGCTGCCCATACGACCCCAAACACGCCAACGTTGCCCTCTTCTCTG AAGGGATGCTCTTCACAGCCACCGTTACCGACTTCCTCGCCATCGATGCCGTCATCTACCGCAGTCTCGGGGACCGGCCCACTCTGCGCACGGTGAAACACGACTCCAAGTGGTTCAAAG AGCCATACTTTGTCCACGCGGTGGAGTGGGGCAGccacatctatttcttcttccgGGAGATCGCAATGGAGTTTAACTACCTGGAGAAG GTGGTGGTGTCGCGTGTGGCCCGAGTCTGCAAGAATGACATGGGCGGCTCTCCTCGCGTGCTGGAGAAGCAGTGGACATCATTCCTGAAGGCTCGGCTCAACTGCTCTGTGCCGGGGGACTCTCACTTCTACTTCAACGTGCTGCAGGCTGTCACAGGCGTGGTCAGCCTGGGCGGCCGGCCTGTGGTCCTTGCTGTTTTCTCCACGCCCAGCAACAG CATCCCCGGCTCAGCTGTCTGCGCCTTTGACATGACACAAGTGGCTGCCGTGTTTGAGGGCCGCTTCCGTGAGCAGAAGTCCCCTGAGTCCATCTGGACACCCGTGCCAGAGGATCAGGTGCCGCGGCCCCG GCCCGGGTGCTGCGCAGCTCCTGGCATGCAGTACAATGCCTCGAGCGCCTTCCCAGACGAGATCCTCAACTTTGTCAAGACACACCCTCTGATGGACGAGGCCGTGCCCTCCCTGGGCCACGCACCCTGGATCGTTCGGACTCTGATGCG GCACCAGCTGACACGAGTGGCTGTGGACGTGGGCGCCGGCCCCTGGGGCAACCAGACTGTTATCTTCCTCGGGTCTGAGGCAGGCACGGTCCTCAAGTTCCTTGTCTGGCCCAACGCCAGTGCCTCGGGTACCACAGGACCCAGTGTCTTCCTGGAGGAATTTGAGACCTACCGGCCTGACAG GTGTGGACGGTCTGGAGATGGCGAGACAGGGCAGCGGCTGCTGAGCCTGGAGCTGGATGCGGCCTCAGGCGGCCTGCTGGCAGCCTTCCCCCGCTGTGTGGTCCGAGTGCCCGTGGCGCGCTGCCAGCAATACTCAGGATGCATGAA GAACTGCATTGGTAGTCAGGACCCCTACTGCGGGTGGGCCCCGGATGGCTCCTGTGTCTTCCTGAGCCCTGGCACCAG AGCCACCTTTGAGCAGGATGTGTCTGGGACCAGCACTTCAGGCTTAGGGGACTGCACAG GACTCCTGCGCGCCAGCCTCTCGGAGGAGCGCGCTGGGCTGGTGTCGGTGAACCTGCTGGTGACGTCGTCGGTGGCGGCCTTCGTGGTGGGCGCCGTGGTGTCCGGCTTCAGCGTGGGCTGGTACGTGGGGCTCCGCGAGCGGCGCGAACTGGCCCGCCGCAAGGACAAGGAAGCCATCCTGGCACACGGGGGCGGCGAGGCCGTGCTGAGTGTCAGCCGCCTGGGCGAGCGCCGGGCGGGCGGCCCCGGAGGCCGggccgggggcggcggcggcgggcccgGGGGTCCCCCGGAGGCTCTGCTGGCGCCCCTGATGCAGAACGGCTGGACCAAGGCCACGCTGCTGCAGGGCGGACCCCACGACCTGGACTCTGGGCTGCTGCCCACGCCCGAGCAGACGCCGCTGCCCCAGAAGCGCTTGCCCACCCCGCACCCGCACACCCTGGGCCCCCGCGCCTGGGAACACGGCCCGGCGCTGCTCACGGCCTCCGCCTCGTCCTCGCTCCTGCTGCTGGCCCCCGGCCGCGCCCCTGAGCCGCCCCCCGCGCCGGGCGAGCCGGCGGCCCCCGACGCCCGCCTCTTCACCGCGCGCCCGGGCCGCGCCTCCCACGGCGACTTCCCGCTTACCCCCCACGCCAGCCCGGACCGCCGGCGGGTGGTGTCGGCGCCCACGGGCCCCTCGGACCCCAGCTCGTCCACCGACGGCTTCCCGCGGCCCTGGAGCCCGCCGCCCACAGGCAGTCTCCGGAGACCAGGCGCGCACGCCCCACCGGCCGCCGCGCTGCGCCGCACGCACACGATCAACAGCGGCGAGGCCCGGCCCCGCGGCCGCCACGCCCGGCCGGTCACGGACTTGGCCCACCTGCTCTCCTACGGAGGCCCCGACAGGACTGCGCCCCCCGTGCCCTAG
- the PLIN5 gene encoding perilipin-5 gives MSEDEAAQAPEPSLWEQDQQSVVQRVAALPLIRATCSAVSEAYSAAKDRHPLLGSACRLAEHCVCDLTTRALDHAQPLLSHLQPQLATVNDLACRGLDKLEEKLPFLQQPSETVVTSAKGVVASGVTGMVGLARQGRRWSVELKRSVSHAMDVVLEKSEELVDHFLPMTEEELAALAAEAEGPEVGSVEEQRKHQGYFVRLGSLSTRLRHLAYEHSLGKLRQKKHHAQDMLAQLQETLELIHRMQCGVTPITPARPGKVHELWEDWSQRPLENGRRRHSQAELETLVLSRSLMEELQSTVDALETSVRGLPPSAQEKVAEVRRSVDALQAAFADARRFGDVPAAVLAEGRGSMARAHACVDELLELVVQAVPLPWLVGPFAPILVERPEPPPDLEALVDEVVGGPDPRWAHLDWPAQQRAWQAQHGEGTVLSGNIPEEEPEPPSRPKHTLMPELDF, from the exons ATGTCAGAAGACGAGGCGGCTCAGGCCCCCGAACCCAGCTTGTGGGAGCAGGATCAGCAG AGCGTGGTGCAGCGCGTGGCTGCCCTTCCCCTGATCAGGGCCACGTGCAGCGCAGTCTCTGAGGCTTACAGCGCCGCCAAGGACAGACACCCGCTGCTGGGCTCTGCCTGCCGCCTGGCTGAGCACTGCGTGTGTGACCTGACCACCCGAGCCCTGGACCATGCCCAGCCACTGCTCAGCCACCTGCAGCCCCAGC TGGCCACAGTGAATGATCTTGCCTGCAGGGGCCTGGACAAGCTGGAAGAGAAACTGCCCTTTCTCCAGCAACCTTCGGAGACG GTGGTGACCTCGGCCAAGGGTGTGGTGGCCAGCGGCGTGACAGGCATGGTGGGCCTGGCCCGGCAGGGCCGCCGCTGGAGTGTGGAGCTGAAGCGATCTGTGAGCCATGCCATGGATGTCGTGCTGGAAAAGTCAGAGGAGCTGGTGGACCACTTCCTGCCCATGACTGAGGAGGAGCTCG CGGCGCTGGCGGCGGAGGCTGAGGGCCCGGAAGTGGGCTCGGTGGAAGAGCAGCGGAAACATCAGGGTTACTTCGTGCGCCTGGGTTCCCTGTCCACGCGGCTCCGCCACCTGGCCTATGAGCACTCTCTGGGGAAACTTAGGCAGAAGAAACACCATGCCCAGGACATGCTGGCCCagctgcaggagaccctggagctg ATCCACCGCATGCAGTGCGGGGTGACCCCCATCACCCCCGCCCGCCCCGGGAAGGTGCACGAGCTGTGGGAGGACTGGAGCCAGCGCCCCCTAGAGAACGGCCGGAGGCGTCACAGCCAG GCGGAGCTGGAGACCCTGGTACTGTCCCGCAGTCTGATGGAGGAGCTGCAGAGTACCGTGGATGCGCTGGAGACCAGCGTGCGGGGCCTGCCCCCCAGTGCCCAGGAGAAGGTGGCCGAAGTGCGGCGCAGCGTGGACGCCCTGCAGGCCGCCTTTGCCGACGCTCGCCGCTTCGGAGACGTGCCGGCGGCCGTGTTGGCAGAGGGCCGGGGCAGCATGGCCCGGGCCCACGCGTGCGTGGACGAGCTGCTGGAGCTAGTGGTGCAGGCCGTGCCCCTGCCCTGGCTGGTGGGGCCCTTCGCACCCATCCTCGTGGAGCGGCCCGAACCCCCGCCTGACCTGGAGGCCCTGGTGGACGAGGTCGTCGGGGGGCCTGACCCCCGCTGGGCGCACCTGGACTGGCCGGCCcagcagagagcctggcaggcccagcACGGGGAGGGAACAGTCCTCTCGGGGAACATTCCCGAGGAGGAACCTGAGCCCCCCAGCCGCCCCAAGCACACTCTGATGCCTGAGCTGGACTTTTGA
- the SEMA6B gene encoding semaphorin-6B isoform X1: protein MRQRDVPRNTLGVTSCRPDLAMRTPRGPPSRPALLLLLLLLGGAHGLFPEEPPPLSVAPRDYLNHYPVFVGSGPGRLTPSEDADDLNIQRVLRVNRTLFIGGRDNLYRVELEPPTSTEMRYQRKLTWRSNPSDINVCRMKGKQEGECRNFVKVLLLRDESTLFVCGSNAFNPVCANYSMDTLQPLRDNISGMARCPYDPKHANVALFSEGMLFTATVTDFLAIDAVIYRSLGDRPTLRTVKHDSKWFKEPYFVHAVEWGSHIYFFFREIAMEFNYLEKVVVSRVARVCKNDMGGSPRVLEKQWTSFLKARLNCSVPGDSHFYFNVLQAVTGVVSLGGRPVVLAVFSTPSNSIPGSAVCAFDMTQVAAVFEGRFREQKSPESIWTPVPEDQVPRPRPGCCAAPGMQYNASSAFPDEILNFVKTHPLMDEAVPSLGHAPWIVRTLMRHQLTRVAVDVGAGPWGNQTVIFLGSEAGTVLKFLVWPNASASGTTGPSVFLEEFETYRPDRCGRSGDGETGQRLLSLELDAASGGLLAAFPRCVVRVPVARCQQYSGCMKNCIGSQDPYCGWAPDGSCVFLSPGTRATFEQDVSGTSTSGLGDCTGLLRASLSEERAGLVSVNLLVTSSVAAFVVGAVVSGFSVGWYVGLRERRELARRKDKEAILAHGGGEAVLSVSRLGERRAGGPGGRAGGGGGGPGGPPEALLAPLMQNGWTKATLLQGGPHDLDSGLLPTPEQTPLPQKRLPTPHPHTLGPRAWEHGPALLTASASSSLLLLAPGRAPEPPPAPGEPAAPDARLFTARPGRASHGDFPLTPHASPDRRRVVSAPTGPSDPSSSTDGFPRPWSPPPTGSLRRPGAHAPPAAALRRTHTINSGEARPRGRHARPVTDLAHLLSYGGPDRTAPPVP, encoded by the exons GTGTTACCTCCTGTCGCCCTGACCTCGCCATGCGGACCCCGCGAGGGCCCCCTTCCCGTCCGGCCctactgctcctgctgctgctcctgggagGCGCCCACGGCCTCTTCCCCGAGGAGCCGCCGCCGCTCAGCGTGGCCCCGAGGGACT accTGAATCACTATCCCGTGTTCGTGGGCAGTGGGCCAGGACGCCTGACCCCCTCAGAAGACGCTGATGACCTCAACATCCAGCGAGTTCTACGGGTCAATAGAACGCTGTTCATCGGGGGCAG GGACAACCTGTACCGGGTGGAGCTGGAGCCCCCCACATCAACGGAAATGCGGTACCAGCGG AAGCTGACCTGGCGCTCCAACCCCAGCGACATCAACGTGTGTCGGATGAAGGGCAAGCAGGAG GGCGAGTGTCGAAATTTTGTAAAGGTGCTTCTACTTCGGGACGAATCCACTCTCTTCGTGTGTGGTTCCAATGCCTTCAACCCCGTGTGTGCCAACTACAGC atGGACACACTGCAGCCCCTCCGGGACAACATCAGCGGCATGGCCCGCTGCCCATACGACCCCAAACACGCCAACGTTGCCCTCTTCTCTG AAGGGATGCTCTTCACAGCCACCGTTACCGACTTCCTCGCCATCGATGCCGTCATCTACCGCAGTCTCGGGGACCGGCCCACTCTGCGCACGGTGAAACACGACTCCAAGTGGTTCAAAG AGCCATACTTTGTCCACGCGGTGGAGTGGGGCAGccacatctatttcttcttccgGGAGATCGCAATGGAGTTTAACTACCTGGAGAAG GTGGTGGTGTCGCGTGTGGCCCGAGTCTGCAAGAATGACATGGGCGGCTCTCCTCGCGTGCTGGAGAAGCAGTGGACATCATTCCTGAAGGCTCGGCTCAACTGCTCTGTGCCGGGGGACTCTCACTTCTACTTCAACGTGCTGCAGGCTGTCACAGGCGTGGTCAGCCTGGGCGGCCGGCCTGTGGTCCTTGCTGTTTTCTCCACGCCCAGCAACAG CATCCCCGGCTCAGCTGTCTGCGCCTTTGACATGACACAAGTGGCTGCCGTGTTTGAGGGCCGCTTCCGTGAGCAGAAGTCCCCTGAGTCCATCTGGACACCCGTGCCAGAGGATCAGGTGCCGCGGCCCCG GCCCGGGTGCTGCGCAGCTCCTGGCATGCAGTACAATGCCTCGAGCGCCTTCCCAGACGAGATCCTCAACTTTGTCAAGACACACCCTCTGATGGACGAGGCCGTGCCCTCCCTGGGCCACGCACCCTGGATCGTTCGGACTCTGATGCG GCACCAGCTGACACGAGTGGCTGTGGACGTGGGCGCCGGCCCCTGGGGCAACCAGACTGTTATCTTCCTCGGGTCTGAGGCAGGCACGGTCCTCAAGTTCCTTGTCTGGCCCAACGCCAGTGCCTCGGGTACCACAGGACCCAGTGTCTTCCTGGAGGAATTTGAGACCTACCGGCCTGACAG GTGTGGACGGTCTGGAGATGGCGAGACAGGGCAGCGGCTGCTGAGCCTGGAGCTGGATGCGGCCTCAGGCGGCCTGCTGGCAGCCTTCCCCCGCTGTGTGGTCCGAGTGCCCGTGGCGCGCTGCCAGCAATACTCAGGATGCATGAA GAACTGCATTGGTAGTCAGGACCCCTACTGCGGGTGGGCCCCGGATGGCTCCTGTGTCTTCCTGAGCCCTGGCACCAG AGCCACCTTTGAGCAGGATGTGTCTGGGACCAGCACTTCAGGCTTAGGGGACTGCACAG GACTCCTGCGCGCCAGCCTCTCGGAGGAGCGCGCTGGGCTGGTGTCGGTGAACCTGCTGGTGACGTCGTCGGTGGCGGCCTTCGTGGTGGGCGCCGTGGTGTCCGGCTTCAGCGTGGGCTGGTACGTGGGGCTCCGCGAGCGGCGCGAACTGGCCCGCCGCAAGGACAAGGAAGCCATCCTGGCACACGGGGGCGGCGAGGCCGTGCTGAGTGTCAGCCGCCTGGGCGAGCGCCGGGCGGGCGGCCCCGGAGGCCGggccgggggcggcggcggcgggcccgGGGGTCCCCCGGAGGCTCTGCTGGCGCCCCTGATGCAGAACGGCTGGACCAAGGCCACGCTGCTGCAGGGCGGACCCCACGACCTGGACTCTGGGCTGCTGCCCACGCCCGAGCAGACGCCGCTGCCCCAGAAGCGCTTGCCCACCCCGCACCCGCACACCCTGGGCCCCCGCGCCTGGGAACACGGCCCGGCGCTGCTCACGGCCTCCGCCTCGTCCTCGCTCCTGCTGCTGGCCCCCGGCCGCGCCCCTGAGCCGCCCCCCGCGCCGGGCGAGCCGGCGGCCCCCGACGCCCGCCTCTTCACCGCGCGCCCGGGCCGCGCCTCCCACGGCGACTTCCCGCTTACCCCCCACGCCAGCCCGGACCGCCGGCGGGTGGTGTCGGCGCCCACGGGCCCCTCGGACCCCAGCTCGTCCACCGACGGCTTCCCGCGGCCCTGGAGCCCGCCGCCCACAGGCAGTCTCCGGAGACCAGGCGCGCACGCCCCACCGGCCGCCGCGCTGCGCCGCACGCACACGATCAACAGCGGCGAGGCCCGGCCCCGCGGCCGCCACGCCCGGCCGGTCACGGACTTGGCCCACCTGCTCTCCTACGGAGGCCCCGACAGGACTGCGCCCCCCGTGCCCTAG
- the SEMA6B gene encoding semaphorin-6B isoform X2 — protein sequence MRTPRGPPSRPALLLLLLLLGGAHGLFPEEPPPLSVAPRDYLNHYPVFVGSGPGRLTPSEDADDLNIQRVLRVNRTLFIGGRDNLYRVELEPPTSTEMRYQRKLTWRSNPSDINVCRMKGKQEGECRNFVKVLLLRDESTLFVCGSNAFNPVCANYSMDTLQPLRDNISGMARCPYDPKHANVALFSEGMLFTATVTDFLAIDAVIYRSLGDRPTLRTVKHDSKWFKEPYFVHAVEWGSHIYFFFREIAMEFNYLEKVVVSRVARVCKNDMGGSPRVLEKQWTSFLKARLNCSVPGDSHFYFNVLQAVTGVVSLGGRPVVLAVFSTPSNSIPGSAVCAFDMTQVAAVFEGRFREQKSPESIWTPVPEDQVPRPRPGCCAAPGMQYNASSAFPDEILNFVKTHPLMDEAVPSLGHAPWIVRTLMRHQLTRVAVDVGAGPWGNQTVIFLGSEAGTVLKFLVWPNASASGTTGPSVFLEEFETYRPDRCGRSGDGETGQRLLSLELDAASGGLLAAFPRCVVRVPVARCQQYSGCMKNCIGSQDPYCGWAPDGSCVFLSPGTRATFEQDVSGTSTSGLGDCTGLLRASLSEERAGLVSVNLLVTSSVAAFVVGAVVSGFSVGWYVGLRERRELARRKDKEAILAHGGGEAVLSVSRLGERRAGGPGGRAGGGGGGPGGPPEALLAPLMQNGWTKATLLQGGPHDLDSGLLPTPEQTPLPQKRLPTPHPHTLGPRAWEHGPALLTASASSSLLLLAPGRAPEPPPAPGEPAAPDARLFTARPGRASHGDFPLTPHASPDRRRVVSAPTGPSDPSSSTDGFPRPWSPPPTGSLRRPGAHAPPAAALRRTHTINSGEARPRGRHARPVTDLAHLLSYGGPDRTAPPVP from the exons ATGCGGACCCCGCGAGGGCCCCCTTCCCGTCCGGCCctactgctcctgctgctgctcctgggagGCGCCCACGGCCTCTTCCCCGAGGAGCCGCCGCCGCTCAGCGTGGCCCCGAGGGACT accTGAATCACTATCCCGTGTTCGTGGGCAGTGGGCCAGGACGCCTGACCCCCTCAGAAGACGCTGATGACCTCAACATCCAGCGAGTTCTACGGGTCAATAGAACGCTGTTCATCGGGGGCAG GGACAACCTGTACCGGGTGGAGCTGGAGCCCCCCACATCAACGGAAATGCGGTACCAGCGG AAGCTGACCTGGCGCTCCAACCCCAGCGACATCAACGTGTGTCGGATGAAGGGCAAGCAGGAG GGCGAGTGTCGAAATTTTGTAAAGGTGCTTCTACTTCGGGACGAATCCACTCTCTTCGTGTGTGGTTCCAATGCCTTCAACCCCGTGTGTGCCAACTACAGC atGGACACACTGCAGCCCCTCCGGGACAACATCAGCGGCATGGCCCGCTGCCCATACGACCCCAAACACGCCAACGTTGCCCTCTTCTCTG AAGGGATGCTCTTCACAGCCACCGTTACCGACTTCCTCGCCATCGATGCCGTCATCTACCGCAGTCTCGGGGACCGGCCCACTCTGCGCACGGTGAAACACGACTCCAAGTGGTTCAAAG AGCCATACTTTGTCCACGCGGTGGAGTGGGGCAGccacatctatttcttcttccgGGAGATCGCAATGGAGTTTAACTACCTGGAGAAG GTGGTGGTGTCGCGTGTGGCCCGAGTCTGCAAGAATGACATGGGCGGCTCTCCTCGCGTGCTGGAGAAGCAGTGGACATCATTCCTGAAGGCTCGGCTCAACTGCTCTGTGCCGGGGGACTCTCACTTCTACTTCAACGTGCTGCAGGCTGTCACAGGCGTGGTCAGCCTGGGCGGCCGGCCTGTGGTCCTTGCTGTTTTCTCCACGCCCAGCAACAG CATCCCCGGCTCAGCTGTCTGCGCCTTTGACATGACACAAGTGGCTGCCGTGTTTGAGGGCCGCTTCCGTGAGCAGAAGTCCCCTGAGTCCATCTGGACACCCGTGCCAGAGGATCAGGTGCCGCGGCCCCG GCCCGGGTGCTGCGCAGCTCCTGGCATGCAGTACAATGCCTCGAGCGCCTTCCCAGACGAGATCCTCAACTTTGTCAAGACACACCCTCTGATGGACGAGGCCGTGCCCTCCCTGGGCCACGCACCCTGGATCGTTCGGACTCTGATGCG GCACCAGCTGACACGAGTGGCTGTGGACGTGGGCGCCGGCCCCTGGGGCAACCAGACTGTTATCTTCCTCGGGTCTGAGGCAGGCACGGTCCTCAAGTTCCTTGTCTGGCCCAACGCCAGTGCCTCGGGTACCACAGGACCCAGTGTCTTCCTGGAGGAATTTGAGACCTACCGGCCTGACAG GTGTGGACGGTCTGGAGATGGCGAGACAGGGCAGCGGCTGCTGAGCCTGGAGCTGGATGCGGCCTCAGGCGGCCTGCTGGCAGCCTTCCCCCGCTGTGTGGTCCGAGTGCCCGTGGCGCGCTGCCAGCAATACTCAGGATGCATGAA GAACTGCATTGGTAGTCAGGACCCCTACTGCGGGTGGGCCCCGGATGGCTCCTGTGTCTTCCTGAGCCCTGGCACCAG AGCCACCTTTGAGCAGGATGTGTCTGGGACCAGCACTTCAGGCTTAGGGGACTGCACAG GACTCCTGCGCGCCAGCCTCTCGGAGGAGCGCGCTGGGCTGGTGTCGGTGAACCTGCTGGTGACGTCGTCGGTGGCGGCCTTCGTGGTGGGCGCCGTGGTGTCCGGCTTCAGCGTGGGCTGGTACGTGGGGCTCCGCGAGCGGCGCGAACTGGCCCGCCGCAAGGACAAGGAAGCCATCCTGGCACACGGGGGCGGCGAGGCCGTGCTGAGTGTCAGCCGCCTGGGCGAGCGCCGGGCGGGCGGCCCCGGAGGCCGggccgggggcggcggcggcgggcccgGGGGTCCCCCGGAGGCTCTGCTGGCGCCCCTGATGCAGAACGGCTGGACCAAGGCCACGCTGCTGCAGGGCGGACCCCACGACCTGGACTCTGGGCTGCTGCCCACGCCCGAGCAGACGCCGCTGCCCCAGAAGCGCTTGCCCACCCCGCACCCGCACACCCTGGGCCCCCGCGCCTGGGAACACGGCCCGGCGCTGCTCACGGCCTCCGCCTCGTCCTCGCTCCTGCTGCTGGCCCCCGGCCGCGCCCCTGAGCCGCCCCCCGCGCCGGGCGAGCCGGCGGCCCCCGACGCCCGCCTCTTCACCGCGCGCCCGGGCCGCGCCTCCCACGGCGACTTCCCGCTTACCCCCCACGCCAGCCCGGACCGCCGGCGGGTGGTGTCGGCGCCCACGGGCCCCTCGGACCCCAGCTCGTCCACCGACGGCTTCCCGCGGCCCTGGAGCCCGCCGCCCACAGGCAGTCTCCGGAGACCAGGCGCGCACGCCCCACCGGCCGCCGCGCTGCGCCGCACGCACACGATCAACAGCGGCGAGGCCCGGCCCCGCGGCCGCCACGCCCGGCCGGTCACGGACTTGGCCCACCTGCTCTCCTACGGAGGCCCCGACAGGACTGCGCCCCCCGTGCCCTAG
- the LRG1 gene encoding leucine-rich alpha-2-glycoprotein has protein sequence MKKREATMSSQNPERKQSLVGWDSHLSRIFLLLLFVVSAQGLTPNPEACLVFSSVNGSSISCQPPAQIPHSLPADTIFLAVEFFNLTQLPADFLQGVPNLQELHLSSNRLEDFSPKFLLPVPQLKVLDLTRNSLTGLFPGFFRVSAALCTLVLKGNQLKFLEASWLHGLKALRHLDLSENQLHSLPPGLLENFTDLLTLDLSNNQLQTLPPDLLRGPLNLERLHLEGNRLQVLGEGLLAPQPKLRYLFLNDNRLASVAAGAFRGLQKLDMLDLSNNLLTTVPTGLWTSLGKAARNLKDGFDISNNPWICDQNLADLYRWLVANENKMFFRNHTRCAGPEALKGQTLLAAAESH, from the exons ATGAAAAAGAGAGAGGCCACCATGTCCTCTCAGAACCCAGAGCGAAAACAGAG cctggtgggctgggacTCCCATCTTTCTAGAATCTTCCTATTGCTGCTATTTGTAGTCTCAGCCCAGGGGCTCACCCCAAATCCTGAAGCCTGTCTGGTGTTCTCCTCGGTCAATGGCAGCTCCATCTCCTGCCAGCCACCTGCCCAAATCCCCCACAGCCTCCCAGCTGACACCATCTTTCTGGCTGTGGAGTTCTTCAACCTGACTCAGCTGCCTGCCGACTTCCTCCAGGGCGTCCCTAACCTCCAGGAACTCCACCTTTCCAGCAACCGACTGGAGGACTTCTCCCCCAAGTTCCTGCTGCCCGTGCCCCAGCTAAAGGTGCTCGACCTGACCCGCAATTCCCTGACCGGGCTGTTCCCTGGCTTCTTCCGGGTCTCGGCTGCCCTCTGCACCCTGGTGCTGAAGGGAAACCAGCTGAAGTTTCTGGAAGCCTCATGGCTGCACGGCCTGAAAGCCCTACGACATCTAGACCTGTCTGAGAACCAGCTCCACTCTCTGCCCCCTGGGCTCCTGGAGAATTTCACCGACCTGCTCACCCTTGACCTTAGCAATAACCAGCTGCAGACATTGCCCCCTGACCTTCTGAGGGGCCCCTTGAACTTGGAACGGCTACATCTGGAGGGCAATAGACTGCAGGTGCTCGGAGAGGGCCTTCTGGCACCCCAGCCAAAACTGCGCTACCTCTTCCTGAATGACAACAGGCTGGCCTCGGTGGCAGCCGGCGCCTTCCGAGGTCTGCAGAAACTGGACATGCTGGACCTCTCCAACAACTTGCTGACCACGGTGCCCACAGGCCTCTGGACCTCCCTGGGGAAGGCTGCCAGGAACCTCAAGGATGGCTTTGACATCTCTAATAACCCCTGGATCTGTGACCAGAACCTGGCCGACCTCTATCGTTGGCTGGTAGCCAATGAAAACAAGATGTTCTTCCGGAATCACACACGCTGTGCCGGCCCTGAGGCCTTGAAGGGCCAGACGCTCCTGGCTGCGGCTGAGTCCCATTGA